From the genome of Phlebotomus papatasi isolate M1 chromosome 2, Ppap_2.1, whole genome shotgun sequence:
aagtcctcttcctggtcatgtaagggaaacgtgtaatgtcacaagaagcccagaaactttccatatcattcattaaagtgagttgacttcggtactccaagtacgtgcggattcgctcattccctgccctttccgggagcctttcaaggcatttctcactgcatctctttcgtagagatgatgctcctttgtttctccaggcatttgtccaacctagtcatcacaaaagctaaaacttcacgaaatttcgtgagaaaaacacctgtccaaaataagaatcatcacctcactggtgaatgtcttaaaaaatttcccatttttcacacgaaaaatctaattcacaaggcaaatctcacttcaggtcaaatgtacaaatcatcagtaacgtgaatcaacacaatattcaatgaatattcaataatatcactcaaaaacagcgaacaaactttcagttagtacttcaccaaaactaaataagactgaagtaagccacgaagttctgtcatatttctcataagcaattgctcacactgaattttcaacaaagcaatttcaactcaaatcatattcaaattttaacgtatttagtgttaaaatattccaaaaagaacaaatatttagatagaattcattattcatcaaatattggaataaaaatccatcattttaatcaatttatttttagtgtccaatgttatcctcaaagtgtccaaaataagaaactggacaaaattataagcatttcccctacttgTTTAAAAAAAGTACATGATAAATGaccataaaaattacttttctagaaaacgtgtaaattaattttaagttacatttttagtttaaaagattaatatctcaaaagaaaatttcgatcaaaaacaaaataagcgacagaaaattaaaattggtcaacaaaaaaaaacggttaaaaCTTTCTTCTGTACATTTAAGATTAAAGTGCAGAATggttaaagatattgacttggagTCTTCGGACGATCCCCCATAAGTCAAATGGAATATTATTAATACGACCCTTATTTCCACCCGACCCTTCCCATTTATCCCATTGAAGGGGAGgggtagggaggaaatgagggtcatattaataatcctcaggttgacttattaggggatCACCCTAAGACTCCAAGTCGGTATCTTTAACTATTTATCGCGCATATTACAGAATAAGacgaaaatgagaaaaattggttttgttcccggttttattgctctttttgtgaagtttacaGCCATGGCGCAACGAAAAGAACTTTTAATCTCTTCTTTTatacactaaaattttaaaagaaattctagttaataatagaaattgcatcaaaatttttaattattaagtaTCTATCAGAGGTCTtccaaaaaaagtgaaaaaagaaatctttaggaTACCATTTCCTTGTCTTAACATCGTGGGTGGACCTCAAGATTACCACATAAAGAGTAATTTATACTTAatatatttactaaaaataaaaaaaaaatccgtaaaatcattccttaatcttcaAAGTTTGCCCAGACATATGAGTTTTTTGGGCCAGCGAGTATAGAATTTATgggataattaaataaatattcgacTATCgctttgaatttatcaatgatctagaacaaacataaaataatacccctttctatcaaaatttcacattttaattaattttttcggactccaatagaatcaacgaatccaatagagtcaacaggcctggaaataattagttgccTCTATCGTGGTTCCACTCTATTAAAAATGCTCAACGTATTTCTCATCAGAATGGCATCATGTTTGCGATCGttggaaatttcttgaaattcacgataaaactgaatcggtcccaatcggttgtgaaccggtaatgaatcggtaatgaacagataagtaattttagtccgaaaatcaattctctATTACTCTCGAAActgttttgggggatctttgtgtgattttttatcaatcggtttaaatcagttgagaaccggtaaaaaGTAAATGACGaggaagtacttttgaggtatagcactagtcatgagttcgagcacttcgtaaagcctgggatgcttcgCCATCCctttttttgctgattattcaCTGATGATATAGGATAAAGTGGAACAAGTTGGACAgtcgtacaagttggacaatgatacaatttggacagggttttttgttttgataaatttagtacttcatttttatttgtatatttttaatgctttagttttataatttggttccttgtgcttaaaaacaaattttgtactgtatttatcaagaaaaaagccatgtccaacttgtaccggcgaattgtccaatttaTAACActtattccaaattatatcactttaccctaaatattttaattaaaaacgaattaagataatgaaaaataaatgataTTCTTAAGTTTATTGGACCACAAATTAACCTAAAAAATATTATCTCACtacttttttgaattttaaagttaATCATTTAATAGAAGGATATTTTTAGATAGAAGAACATTCTTCTGTGGTTCTTCAATTCTCAATAACTCAAGACAAACTTCAAATTGGCATCAATTAATTCAAGtggtttatttataaaataacattcaatcaaaattatacaagTATTCGGTgtaatttaaatgcaaatttttctccTCCTGTTTCTCAAATTCTCCGCGCTTTTCTATTTAGCAGTccatcaaaaaactaataaaatcaaatatcgaattttagtacaatttatttattaagatAGCATTAAAAAGAACTCACCTTTGCTCCATTTTGAAATGCCCCATTGATAGCTGATCCAATGTCCTTTACTATTCCTTTCGCCGAGTCCTTTAGTCTGTCCGGATACAGGATATCATGTCCAATTTTAATGTTGATTCCCCAAATCCCATCTACAGGGCAGTTTATTTGGCTGATGGTACTCAAATGTTGGATGTTCACTGAAAACCCTTCTATCTTCTCCCGAATAGCTGTGAGCTGCTGCTCTGTGAGTGACCGGGTACGGGAGAGGATTGTAGCACTTCTAGAATTCCCAACAGCCCCACAAGTAACAATCCCAGCAAAATTATCGTAATCCGTGGTGATGACAATGTAAGCTTCGTCTCCGAAACTCAATGCATAGCGAGCCTTCATCCGAGCCGGAGACACTGGATCAGTTATCAGGATGCCCGAATAAGTATGTTCATGTTGCAAATGGAATTTATCCAGGAGATAGTGAggtgaaatttgtgaaattcgATACTCTCCGGGCTTTTCAAGAGGAACTATTTGATGCTGAATGCATCTGGATTCAGTTTTTGTCTGCTGGATCACATACCAATTTCCTAAGAACTGAAAAATTAAATCCTTTCAGGGAAGAATTTCAAGAAGTTAGAGAAAAAGGTTTTTACCTgatctatatcaaaattatccaTTGGAACAACATCGGAGCACTTTTCTTGATGCCCAGAAATACAAGAGAAAAAGGGAAGGAGAAAAATGAAGGCAGTTCTCATCGTTTCaagtaataaattaaagaagttgTTTGGGAAGATATTCCTAGCAGACTGAAACACAATTCGCACTGTTCAGCTCTGGTTTAAGTGTGGTTCTTCCCGACGTCATTGAGGCTTGGAATGTTTCTGAAAGATTCAAAAGTTGCCGATAACAGAAGCACACTCTCAATAGAAGATTATGAAAGAATTTAGGTGTGATttcttctaatcacacctattgtaatcctcggattttctcaaagtgctccgatcgagctgaaattcacagggtatatgttttgaacatccctgatgccgaaaatcataaaccggtaatttcgggtccggctgccgtccggccggccgccCGGCCGTCcatagtacgcaatatctctggtttggatagagatatcttcataattcttttttttttaaatatatatacgcgcgcgtacgacgatttctgtgctattagtttttgaAAAACTGGTTCTAagccggttaaaaatcacgttttgcaGTTTATatcgaaatctaagcatgcgattttgaattttttatgtttacagtagagtctcgctataggccatcgctctatagtccacaatttatcgaccgttgatttcaaaacactgattttaagttaggttatgttttttagtatgcgacatgcaatgttgtcataattattttaatatttttggcaaactttattaagtagttgtgataattgtgatccacaatgaagagagcaaggacaagtaccacaatcgcaatgaaagtggaagccgtcgagcaatttcaatactaaaaatcgttgataattttaaaaaattacatggactatagtgcgacccaagtgtcaaatttgaaaccaaatatggactatagcgagactctactgtatgttgtagcccagaaaatttagaccaatttaaaaaaagaaattaagacattcgtcgaacggttctcgagatatttcactttaaagattttaactTTAAGAATATTTGCTATTAGCATCAGGCgggaaaaaagcgggagaagcggcgtcggacaagatttccccatatatatagcactctctcactctccctttctACATAGTCagtctatattcgaagatttgtaaggtggcATATACAATTCGTTCTGCGATGtctttcgcggatcttcgcaaggcgcgaattttttcgcggattttctcggggcgagaattttttcgcggattttcgcggggcacgtaatttttcgcggagtttcaggggtcgcgtattttttcgcggattttctcggGGCGCGAATTGTTTCGCTGATTTTTgcggggcgcgtaatttttcgcgaattttcgcgggccgcgtaatttttcgcggagttTCGAGGGTCGCGtactttttcgcgaattttcgcagggcgcgaattttttcgcggattttcgcggggcgcgaattttttcgcagattttcgcgggacgccaattttttcgcggatattcgcggggcgcgtaatttttcgcggatattcgcggggcgcgtaatttttcgcggagttTCGCGGATCGCGtactttttcgcaaattttcgctgggcacgaattttttcgatgattttcgcgcgcgaattttttcgtggattttcgcggggagcgattttctcgggtcgctgacagaggttctcaatgaatgtaaagtttgaggcctctatctctcatagtttccgagataatcgactttaaagattttcagacacttttatgcatttctcttccaattttcctcattaataacgataataagttacatacaatttaaacgaaatttgcattatttatgtatgaatatcgttcaagtttgccacaatccgaatttgcaacgaaggaatcatacctctataagctgatctaggcttatcactggctttatcttcttgaaaatttcatttaacgCTAGAAACCTCTTTTGAAGAAACGACAATGACGAATCATGGGAATTTACAAGCTCGTATAGTTACATTTTAGAATTGTGAATCAATCACAGAAAAGGGGAAGTACCAGAGAACTGTAATTTCTTAAAtgatctcaaaaaaaaaacttacttggAATAAGAGTTGTACTTCTTGTTGAATGAGATGGTCAGGATGGAAATGATAATGAAGAAAAGGAACTTgagaaataattataattataccCAGTCTCCCTTGCACGAGGGACAAGTGTTGGGGAAGTTCTCGTGGTATCTGTTAATGCAGGAAGCATGAATGGTGGTTTGGCACGATTCTGTCTTGCAGGTCAAACTCTAAAAAGAATTATCATTAGAATCATTAGAATCATCATAGACCAACAgcaacaaaaattaaaactgacCTTGTAGACCGTCTTCAAGCAGATGGAGCAGGTCTTAACAAAATCCGGGTAGTTCACTGTGAGATATCCATTGAATTCAACCAGAGATCTCGGTCCCAAGTGGATCAATTCATTCATTTCTTTGAAATACCCCGCATTCGTCCATATCTTCAGCAATTCTCCTGCTCTGAGTTTTGTCAGGGGTCTCTGGAGGATAGAGATCAAATTGAGCGCCACAATTGGAGCAATGCAAGTACTATCTGAAGTGATGATCTCCCTCAGAAGCAAAGGGAAATATTGGATTTCCATCTCTGTGTAGAGATTCTGGAAGCTTAAAGACCAAAAAATGAGATTAGGAACATTTTCTATGGAGGCGGAGTACATCTTACCGGCTTTCCGGAGATGAGGTCGTTGAGATGTAAACGTAGAACTCCTCATCGGAATACTCGTATTTTGTCAGGATTATTGAAAGGTTGAACGGGgagattttttcatttatccTTTCCAGGACAGATTCAGGTGTGGCCGAATCAACCGCTAGTTTCTCCGAATCTGgagaaaatcacagaaaatgttaaaaaaaaatcaaattcaaggTTATGTTACTTACAGTGTGTCTTTAATTTTAAGAACAGCTTGGTAAATTCTTCTTTCTCAAGCATACCCCGACCACTCATTAACTGCAAAACAGCAATATGCAAAGGTGTGTAATCTTCCATTTCggaaaaacaagaaataatcaaggaaataattaaaaactcCCAGAGAAAAACAAAGCAAAAATCGCGGGAATCAGATGATTTTGTCGCTCAATGGCACCTGAGAGTTTGCTATAAAAAGTCGCTGAGTTTCCCTTCTGAGGTTTTTCCAGGAAAATCAGGATGATTGTTAGATTAAGGATTCATCAAGTGTTTTTAAGTGTCTCTAATGTAGTTTCTAAGAATTTCCTCCGAAGATTATCCGTGGGATGTAAAGAAATCGATGTGAGTAAGAAAACATAACCTCCAAATCAATGTAAACAAATCTTCCTGACCCTTTTCCAGGAGCGTGTCATCTCTTCAGAAACCAAGAAAGTCATAGAGAATCACTGGAAAGAGTGTATTAATCATGCAGAGTATAAAGAAAAGTCTTCTCAGGAAAAGCATTACGTTTTATCAATGTTTCCTTACCCTTCCGGAAACCTTCACATGGGCCATGTCCGGGTATATACAATTAGCGATGCTATGGCTAGGTTTTTCAGAATGTGCGGCAAGAATGTACTTCATCCAATGGGGTGGGATGCATTTGGATTGCCAGCTGAAAATGCAGCAATCCAGAGGGGAATTCCTGCTCAGAAATGGACAGAGAGTAATATCCAGAACATGAAATCACAACTTGAGAAATTGGGATGCTCTTTTGATTGGAGTCGAGAGATAGCCACCTGTCAGCCAGAATACTACAAGTGGACACAGTACCTATTCCTGAGGTTATTCAGAGAAGGATTGGCTTACCAGAGAGAAGCTCTTGTGAATTGGGATCCAATTGATGAGACTGTTTTAGCAGATGAGCAAGTAGATGAGAATGGATGCAGTTGGCGTTCAGGTGCTAAGGTGGAAAAGCGTCTGTTAAAACAGTGGTTCATCCGGACAACAAGATTTGCAAAGGAACTCCTCGAGGGACTGGACAGTTCTTCGCTAGAGGATTGGAGGGACATTATCAAGCTTCAGAAGCACTGGATAGGAGATTGCGATGGATACACCTTTGATTTTGCAGTGGTTAGTCGACATCCTGAGCAGAAGCCAGCAATATCTACTCTTAATCTGTGGACTCAGAAGCCAGAACTACTGAAAGTCACCTGCTTTGTTGGTATCTCACCAACACATCCTCTGGCAgaagatacagaaaatttcaaagttatGAATCCCTTCACTGGACAAAAAATCCCAATTGTTGTCTCAGAGGATGGAGATTTTCCTCCTGGATGTGATGCTTTCCTGGGAACCTCAACGACTGACCCAGGAAATCCAAATGAATCTGAAGAAGTACTCCAAAAAGCTCAAGAATTGGGAATTGGAGGCTTTCCTGTTAGTTCTAAACTCAAAGATTGGCTAATATCTCGTCAGAGAGTATGGGGTACGCCAATTCCCATAATCCACTGCCCAGATTGTGGACCTGTTACTGTTCCCGAACATTCTCTCCCAGTAACTCTTCAACAGATCCAGGAAGAGCACGTTTCCTGCCCGGAATGCAACAATCCGTCAGCCAGAAGAGAAAAGGATACAATGGACACCTTTGTGGATAGCTCCTGGTATTTTCTACGCTTTCTAGATGCTAAAAACAATGACGAAATCTTCAGAAAAGACCT
Proteins encoded in this window:
- the LOC129801650 gene encoding apolipoprotein D isoform X1 — translated: MRTAFIFLLPFFSCISGHQEKCSDVVPMDNFDIDQFLGNWYVIQQTKTESRCIQHQIVPLEKPGEYRISQISPHYLLDKFHLQHEHTYSGILITDPVSPARMKARYALSFGDEAYIVITTDYDNFAGIVTCGAVGNSRSATILSRTRSLTEQQLTAIREKIEGFSVNIQHLSTISQINCPVDGIWGINIKIGHDILYPDRLKDSAKGIVKDIGSAINGAFQNGAKFFDGLLNRKARRI
- the LOC129801650 gene encoding non-structural maintenance of chromosomes element 1 homolog isoform X2, with product MEDYTPLHIAVLQLMSGRGMLEKEEFTKLFLKLKTHYSEKLAVDSATPESVLERINEKISPFNLSIILTKYEYSDEEFYVYISTTSSPESRFQNLYTEMEIQYFPLLLREIITSDSTCIAPIVALNLISILQRPLTKLRAGELLKIWTNAGYFKEMNELIHLGPRSLVEFNGYLTVNYPDFVKTCSICLKTVYKSLTCKTESCQTTIHASCINRYHENFPNTCPSCKGDWV
- the LOC129801644 gene encoding leucine--tRNA ligase, mitochondrial translates to MIVRLRIHQVFLSVSNVVSKNFLRRLSVGCKEIDERVISSETKKVIENHWKECINHAEYKEKSSQEKHYVLSMFPYPSGNLHMGHVRVYTISDAMARFFRMCGKNVLHPMGWDAFGLPAENAAIQRGIPAQKWTESNIQNMKSQLEKLGCSFDWSREIATCQPEYYKWTQYLFLRLFREGLAYQREALVNWDPIDETVLADEQVDENGCSWRSGAKVEKRLLKQWFIRTTRFAKELLEGLDSSSLEDWRDIIKLQKHWIGDCDGYTFDFAVVSRHPEQKPAISTLNLWTQKPELLKVTCFVGISPTHPLAEDTENFKVMNPFTGQKIPIVVSEDGDFPPGCDAFLGTSTTDPGNPNESEEVLQKAQELGIGGFPVSSKLKDWLISRQRVWGTPIPIIHCPDCGPVTVPEHSLPVTLQQIQEEHVSCPECNNPSARREKDTMDTFVDSSWYFLRFLDAKNNDEIFRKDLARKTMPVDLYIGGKEHAVLHLYYARFMNHFLHSIGLVPQSEPFRRLLVQGMVMGRSFRVKGTGKYLPESEVEILDEKRNKAVEKASRKPVVVTWEKMSKSKLNGVDPEEVFEELGIDTTRLVILGDVAPFSHRNWSRSTFPGLINWQKRLWMTVYDFCLLRQEASSSEMPKDAKFAEEEAKLSDARNYYVKGATFHFRHTHQISVAISKMQGLTNSIRRAPKEVVQFGKEYQRTLGTQIIMLAPLAPHFASELWVRFSQGAQKNDAFDFDKDVLQQTWPEVDQEYELDLTAKVNGLELASKKIPRRTLDRMTREEASKIALERDEIIKFIGNKKILNTVVEFYPGLEIVVNVIAEKSNRKKESSLEKQQQSC